In Zingiber officinale cultivar Zhangliang chromosome 6A, Zo_v1.1, whole genome shotgun sequence, a single genomic region encodes these proteins:
- the LOC121997551 gene encoding nucleobase-ascorbate transporter 6-like isoform X2, with translation MAGGGAAPAPKQDELQPHPVREQLPNVSYCITSPPPWPEAVLLGFQHFLVMLGTTVIIPTALVPQMGGGNDDKARVVQTILFVSGINTLFQTFFGTRLPAVIGGSYTFVVPTISIILAGRYSDIVDPHEKFLHIMRGTQGALIVASTLQIIVGFSGLWRNVTRFLSPLAAVPLVALSGFGLYEFGFPGVAKCIEIGLPQIILLVLFSQYLPHALHSDKPVFDRFSVIFSITIVWFYAYLLTVGGAYRHSPPKTQLHCRTDRSGLVGGAPWIRVPYPFQWGAPTFDAGEAFAMMAASFVALVESTGTFIAVTRYASATPCPPSVLSRGIGWQGIGILLDGIFGTANGSSVSVENTGLLALTRVGSRRVVQISAGFMIFFSILGSVGLSFLQFCNLNSFRTLFILGFSIFMGLSVPQYFNEYTSVAGFGPVHVGARWFNDIVNVIFSSKPFVAGLVAFFLDNTLHRHDPTAKRDRGYHWWKRFRSFKGDVRSEEFYELPFNLNKFFPSV, from the exons ATGGCCGGAGGTGGTGCGGCGCCGGCGCCGAAGCAGGACGAGTTGCAGCCCCACCCGGTGAGGGAGCAGCTCCCCAATGTGTCATACTGCATCACCAGCCCTCCTCCCTGGC CTGAGGCCGTACTTCTTggtttccaacattttcttgtcATGCTAGGAACTACTGTTATTATCCCCACTGCACTTGTTCCTCAAATGGGCGGAGGAAAT GACGACAAAGCCAGGGTAGTCCAAACAATATTGTTTGTGTCTGGCATCAACACtctttttcaaactttctttgGGACACGCCTGCCCGCTGTGATCGGAGGTTCATATACTTTTGTTGTGCCGACCATCTCTATCATCTTGGCTGGTCGTTATAGTGACATTGTGGATCCTCATGAG aaatttttacatATAATGCGTGGAACCCAAGGTGCTCTTATTGTTGCTTCAACACTTCAGATTATCGTTGGTTTCAGTGGTCTTTGGCGAAACGTCACTCG ATTCTTAAGTCCGTTGGCAGCTGTACCCCTCGTTGCGCTTTCTGGTTTTGGGCTTTATGAGTTTGGCTTCCCAGGG GTTGCCAAATGCATTGAAATTGGGCTTCCACAGATAATTCTTTTAGTCTTATTCTCACAG TATCTTCCTCACGCTCTTCACTCGGACAAGCCTGTTTTTGACAGATTTTCTGTCATATTTTCGATCACAATTGTATGGTTTTATGCATACTTGCTTACCGTTGGAGGGGCATATAGACATTCACCACCAAAGACACAATTACATTGTCGTACAGACCGTTCAGGACTTGTTGGCGGTGCTCCTTG GATAAGAGTTCCATATCCCTTTCAATGGGGTGCACCAACATTTGATGCTGGTGAAGCTTTTGCAATGATGGCTGCATCATTTGTTGCTCTTGTCGAG TCTACTGGAACTTTTATTGCAGTCACAAGATATGCTAGTGCAACGCCATGCCCGCCTTCTGTTCTCAGCCGTGGTATTGGTTGGCAG GGCATAGGCATCTTACTGGATGGAATTTTTGGAACCGCGAATGGCTCTTCAGTGTCGGT AGAGAATACTGGTTTACTAGCCTTGACTCGCGTTGGCAGCAGAAGAGTTGTGCAGATATCTGCCGGATTCATGATATTCTTTTCGATTCTCG GTTCAGTTGGCCTTAGCTTTCTTCAATTCTGCAATCTCAACAGCTTCAGAACTTTGTTCATCTTAGGATTCTCAATTTTTATGGGTCTGTCAGTTCCACAATACTTCAACGAGTACACTTCGGTTGCTGGCTTCGGACCAGTTCATGTTGGAGCCAGATGG tttAACGATATTGTCAATGTGATATTCTCTTCAAAGCCATTTGTCGCTGGTCTAGTGGCATTTTTCTTGGACAACACATTGCATAGGCATGATCCTACCGCGAAAAGGGACAGAGGGTATCATTGGTGGAAAAGGTTTCGAAGCTTCAAAGGCGATGTGAGAAGTGAGGAATTCTACGAATTGCCATTTAACCTCAATAAGTTTTTTCCATCTGTTTGA
- the LOC121997551 gene encoding nucleobase-ascorbate transporter 6-like isoform X1, translating to MAGGGAAPAPKQDELQPHPVREQLPNVSYCITSPPPWPEAVLLGFQHFLVMLGTTVIIPTALVPQMGGGNDDKARVVQTILFVSGINTLFQTFFGTRLPAVIGGSYTFVVPTISIILAGRYSDIVDPHEKFLHIMRGTQGALIVASTLQIIVGFSGLWRNVTRFLSPLAAVPLVALSGFGLYEFGFPGVAKCIEIGLPQIILLVLFSQYLPHALHSDKPVFDRFSVIFSITIVWFYAYLLTVGGAYRHSPPKTQLHCRTDRSGLVGGAPWIRVPYPFQWGAPTFDAGEAFAMMAASFVALVESTGTFIAVTRYASATPCPPSVLSRGIGWQGIGILLDGIFGTANGSSVSVENTGLLALTRVGSRRVVQISAGFMIFFSILGKFGAVFASIPAPIFAALYCIFFAYVGSVGLSFLQFCNLNSFRTLFILGFSIFMGLSVPQYFNEYTSVAGFGPVHVGARWFNDIVNVIFSSKPFVAGLVAFFLDNTLHRHDPTAKRDRGYHWWKRFRSFKGDVRSEEFYELPFNLNKFFPSV from the exons ATGGCCGGAGGTGGTGCGGCGCCGGCGCCGAAGCAGGACGAGTTGCAGCCCCACCCGGTGAGGGAGCAGCTCCCCAATGTGTCATACTGCATCACCAGCCCTCCTCCCTGGC CTGAGGCCGTACTTCTTggtttccaacattttcttgtcATGCTAGGAACTACTGTTATTATCCCCACTGCACTTGTTCCTCAAATGGGCGGAGGAAAT GACGACAAAGCCAGGGTAGTCCAAACAATATTGTTTGTGTCTGGCATCAACACtctttttcaaactttctttgGGACACGCCTGCCCGCTGTGATCGGAGGTTCATATACTTTTGTTGTGCCGACCATCTCTATCATCTTGGCTGGTCGTTATAGTGACATTGTGGATCCTCATGAG aaatttttacatATAATGCGTGGAACCCAAGGTGCTCTTATTGTTGCTTCAACACTTCAGATTATCGTTGGTTTCAGTGGTCTTTGGCGAAACGTCACTCG ATTCTTAAGTCCGTTGGCAGCTGTACCCCTCGTTGCGCTTTCTGGTTTTGGGCTTTATGAGTTTGGCTTCCCAGGG GTTGCCAAATGCATTGAAATTGGGCTTCCACAGATAATTCTTTTAGTCTTATTCTCACAG TATCTTCCTCACGCTCTTCACTCGGACAAGCCTGTTTTTGACAGATTTTCTGTCATATTTTCGATCACAATTGTATGGTTTTATGCATACTTGCTTACCGTTGGAGGGGCATATAGACATTCACCACCAAAGACACAATTACATTGTCGTACAGACCGTTCAGGACTTGTTGGCGGTGCTCCTTG GATAAGAGTTCCATATCCCTTTCAATGGGGTGCACCAACATTTGATGCTGGTGAAGCTTTTGCAATGATGGCTGCATCATTTGTTGCTCTTGTCGAG TCTACTGGAACTTTTATTGCAGTCACAAGATATGCTAGTGCAACGCCATGCCCGCCTTCTGTTCTCAGCCGTGGTATTGGTTGGCAG GGCATAGGCATCTTACTGGATGGAATTTTTGGAACCGCGAATGGCTCTTCAGTGTCGGT AGAGAATACTGGTTTACTAGCCTTGACTCGCGTTGGCAGCAGAAGAGTTGTGCAGATATCTGCCGGATTCATGATATTCTTTTCGATTCTCG GAAAATTTGGAGCTGTTTTTGCCTCAATTCCTGCACCAATTTTTGCAGCTCTCTACTGCATTTTTTTTGCATATGTTG GTTCAGTTGGCCTTAGCTTTCTTCAATTCTGCAATCTCAACAGCTTCAGAACTTTGTTCATCTTAGGATTCTCAATTTTTATGGGTCTGTCAGTTCCACAATACTTCAACGAGTACACTTCGGTTGCTGGCTTCGGACCAGTTCATGTTGGAGCCAGATGG tttAACGATATTGTCAATGTGATATTCTCTTCAAAGCCATTTGTCGCTGGTCTAGTGGCATTTTTCTTGGACAACACATTGCATAGGCATGATCCTACCGCGAAAAGGGACAGAGGGTATCATTGGTGGAAAAGGTTTCGAAGCTTCAAAGGCGATGTGAGAAGTGAGGAATTCTACGAATTGCCATTTAACCTCAATAAGTTTTTTCCATCTGTTTGA
- the LOC121997552 gene encoding uncharacterized protein YuxK-like produces MIRNGLSRISLPAIVSSSSPTTAVSSLLDSTLPSYRTPTRFEFASVVDALDVDRQPPPKVAAEPTLLQPRVVIYDGVCHLCHRGVKWIIKKDKYKKIKFCCVQSKTAEPYFRLCSVDREDVLKRFLFVEGPGAYYEGSTAALKVASYLPFPYSALSAMLILPAPLRDAAYDYVAKHRYNWFGKEDECIVMQEKDLLERFIDMHELLDNGGGGASG; encoded by the exons ATGATCCGCAACGGCCTCTCTCGAATATCGCTTCCCGCCATCGTATCGTCGTCGTCGCCGACGACGGCAGTTTCTTCTCTGCTGGATTCCACTTTGCCGTCGTACCGTACGCCAACCCGGTTCGAGTTTGCCAGCGTGGTCGATGCCTTGGATGTCGACCGCCAACCGCCTCCCAAGGTTGCCGCCGAGCCGACCCTCCTCCAGCCGCGCGTTGTGATCTACGACGGCGTTTGCCATCTCTGCCATCGAG GGGTAAAGTGGATCATCAAGAAAGACAAGTATAAGAAGATTAAATTCTGTTGTGTCCAATCAAAGACCGCTGAACCATACTTCAGATTATGCAGTGTGGATCGAGAAGATGTATTAAAACGTTTTCTGTTTGTCGAAGGACCAGGAGCATATTATGAAGGATCCACAG CTGCACTTAAAGTTGCTTCTTATTTGCCATTCCCATACTCAGCACTGAGTGCTATGCTGATTCTCCCTGCACCACTAAGAGATGCAGCTTATGATTATGTCGCCAAGCATCGATACAATTGGTTCGGGAAGGAGGATGAGTGCATTGTGATGCAGGAGAAGGATTTGCTTGAGCGTTTCATCGACATGCATGAGTTGCTCGACAATGGTGGTGGTGGTGCTAGCGGCTAA